Proteins from a genomic interval of Papaver somniferum cultivar HN1 chromosome 4, ASM357369v1, whole genome shotgun sequence:
- the LOC113272080 gene encoding uncharacterized protein LOC113272080: MSEKRSREERIDKLHRNARAPFKLNIREFLPPMNFQVPKLPEFDEKTDDPDQHVLHYETAMTLWKFSDELMCKMFPQSLDGGAIKWFNQLPAQSINTYHELVGEFCSHYKYNRRDRKGCHTFFLLVIRKEESIRQFTRLFKQELTDVDGANDQVVIEAYKQAYQYDERGVYGSLVKRPPKTLEELYDRAEELYDRAEEYARVQDDSKARDTREVNRSSNHPNDGRKDKSKNRSSGQQNDRGEVREKNQGERMETGYQKYHNWKMTPLNIRLTELYEKISKDLSPPRPVPAEKRDKHDKSKYCNFHKDHGQKTENCRSLQIEVQRMIDAGKLQEYVKNNFGKGP, from the coding sequence ATGTCGGAAAAGCGTTCTAGAGAAGAAAGGATAGACAAGTTACATCGAAACGCAAGAGCTCCTTTCAAGCTGAACATCAGAGAATTCCTACCGCCAATGAATTTTCAAGTTCCAAAGCTGCCAGAATTCGATGAGAAAACAGATGATCCAGATCAGCATGTTTTACACTATGAAACTGCCATGACTCTGTGGAAGTTTAGCGATGAATTGATGTGCAAAATGTTTCCACAGTCACTGGATGGTGGAGCAATAAAGTGGTTCAATCAACTCCCGGCACAGTCAATTAATACTTACCATGAGCTGGTTGGAGAATTCTGCTCTCATTACAAGTATAACAGACGTGATCGGAAGGGATGCCAcacatttttccttttagtaATTCGGAAGGAGGAAAGTATCAGACAATTTACTCGGCTCTTCAAGCAAGAATTGACCGATGTAGATGGTGCCAACGACCAAGTCGTCATAGAAGCTTACAAACAGGCATACCAATATGATGAAAGAGGTGTGTACGGTTCCTTGGTCAAGAGACCACCCAAAACTCTTGAAGAATTGTATGATCGAGCTGAAGAATTGTATGATCGAGCTGAAGAATACGCTCGAGTGCAGGATGATTCCAAAGCTCGAGATACAAGAGAAGTTAACAGATCGTCCAATCATCCAAATGATGGGAGGAAAGACAAGTCGAAGAACCGTTCGAGCGGGCAGCAAAATGATCGAGGTGAGGTTCGAGAGAAAAACCAAGGTGAACGAATGGAAACTGGatatcagaaatatcataattggAAGATGACACCGTTGAACATACGGCTTACAGAGTTGTATGAGAAAATAAGCAAGGATTTAAGCCCCCCTCGTCCTGTGCCAGCGGAGAAACGCGATAAACATGATAAGAGCAAATACTGCAACTTTCACAAGGACCATGGTCAGAAGACTGAGAATTGCCGCTCTTTACAGATCGAGGTCCAGCGAATGATAGACGCTGGAAAACTACAAGAGTACGTGAAAAATAATTTCGGGAAAGGTCCTTGA
- the LOC113272079 gene encoding uncharacterized protein LOC113272079 yields the protein MFVTDPHEKHVYFISESLTREETRYKKIDKIALALLHASRRLKPYFQGRYIVVYSEYPLKRILECADDSNQLAIWSNFLGAYEIKYETRTAEKGHALAALLADFPVDDIKTVAGEEEELLKPIESATDQTGVRWEEREDGITDSMIVVNQFLGNYRAKEERMALYLDHMREMENEFDQFSIGQRPRLENRHADALAYLSSAVETDTTSFVVVDFQELPSISDNHFVLSLEHASGSERAATPAQGDTENINNNMHVDSPVIDDSDNPAENASDWRHPYIRYLTTSKLPEDEKLASKVKNNAWRYSMIEGLLYRKPVALEPFLQCISAEEGQQILVKAHEGICDNHSGGHSLAHMILTQGYFWSYMQKDAKEYALKYIVGPLPKAPGGVKFVLAATDYFTKWIEAVALVHVTRNDVKRFIWENIVCRFGIPSELVSDNGKQFDSGVIKDFCKNLNIRKNFSSPYYTQSNRQAEATNRVIMENLKKMLEKTKGKWTKELPGVLWSYQTTPKRSTGFSPFTLAYGTEAVIPTEVHLKTTKTRAVKSGTNDNILALDIKLLEEQREISLQQLIRYQQAIKLSYDRKVGEQSFKPREYVLKKTREATMEPNCGKLGGNWEGPYIVDRPASRGSYYLRNLDGSQHSKPWKPWNSFHLKKFYH from the exons ATGTTTGTTACGGATCCACATGAAAAGCATGTTTACTTCATCAGTGAATCTTTGACGAGGGAGGAAACACGGTACAAGAAAATTGACAAGATAGCGCTTGCACTTTTGCATGCATCTCGTCGCCTCAAGCCTTATTTCCAAGGGAGGTATATCGTAGTCTACTCAGAATACCCGCTGAAGAGAATCCTGGAATGTGCTGATGATTCCAACCAACTAGCCATCTGGTCAAATTTTCTGGGGGCATATGAAATCAAGTACGAAACCAGAACTGCAGAGAAAGGACACGCCCTGGCTGCATTGCTAGCAGATTTCCCTGTGGACGACATAAAAACGGTtgccggagaagaagaagagttgttaAAACCCATAGAGTCAGCCACTGATCAAACTGGGG TTAGATGGGAAGAACGTGAAGATGGTATAACTGATTCCATGATAGTAGTTAACCAGTTTCTGGGGAACTACAGAGCCAAGGAAGAGAGGATGGCCCTATATTTGGATCATATGAGAGAGATGGAAAATGAGTTCGACCAGTTCTCTATTGGGCAGCGACCGCGGTTGGAAAACAGGCACGCAGATGCTTTAGCATATCTTTCTTCCGCGGTCGAAACTGATACCACCAGTTTCGTTGTAGTAGATTTCCAAGAGTTACCTAGCATCTCCGACAACCACTTTGTTCTGTCTCTCGAACACGCTAGTGGGAGCGAGAGGGCAGCTACACCAGCACAGGGAGATACCGAGAACATCAACAACAATATGCATGTTGACAGTCCAGTGATAGATGATTCAGACAATCCTGCTGAAAACGCCTCAGACTGGCGTCATCCTTATATCCGGTATTTAACAACCAGTAAACTACCAGAAGATGAGAAACTTGCTTCAAAGGTAAAAAACAATGCATGGAGATATTCAATGATCGAGGGACTGTTATACCGCAAACCTGTAGCTTTGGAGCCATTTTTGCAATGCATATCAGCCGAAGAAGGTCAACAGATATTGGTGAAGGCTCATGAAGGAATATGTGACAACCATTCTGGAGGGCACAGTCTAGCGCACATGATACTTACTCAAGGGTATTTCTGGTCATACATGCAGAAAGATGCTAAAGAATACGCGTTGAAAT ACATCGTCGGACCACTCCCCAAAGCTCCTGGAGGAGTGAAATTCGTACTAGCCGCtactgattatttcaccaaatggatCGAAGCAGTGGCATTGGTACATGTTACCAGAAatgatgtgaaaaggttcatatgGGAGAATATCGTATGCAGATTTGGAATCCCAAGCGAGTTAGTATCAGACAATGGGAAGCAGTTCGATTCTGGGGTGATCAAAGATTTCTGCAAGAACCTGAATATTCGCAAAAATTTCTCATCTCCTTATTATACTCAGAGCAACAGGCAGGCGGAAGCAACCAATCGTGTTATTATGGAAAATCTCAAGAAAATGCTGGAGAAAACGAAAGGAAAATGGACAAAAGAATTACCTGGAGTCTTATGGTCCTATCAAACGACCCCGAAAAGGTCAACTGGATTTTCCCCATTTACACTGGCTTATGGGACAGAGGCAGTCATACCTACTGAGGTACATCTCAAGACTACCAAAACTCGCGCTGTCAAATCTGGGACAAATGACAACATACTAGCTTTGGATATAAAGTTGCTAGAAGAACAAAGAGAAATATCCTTACAGCAGTTGATCCGATACCAGCAGGCAATCAAGCTGAGCTATGATCGTAAAGTCGGAGAACAGTCATTCAAACCAAGGGAATATGTCTTGAAGAAAACCCGAGAAGCCACAATGGAACCGAACTGTGGAAAGCTCGGAGGAAACTGGGAAGGTCCATACATAGTGGACAGGCCAGCGTCTCGtggttcatactacctaaggaatctCGATGGTTCTCAACATTCAAAACCATGGAAACCATGGAATTCGTTCcacttgaagaagttttatcattaa